A genome region from Mesorhizobium sp. B2-1-8 includes the following:
- a CDS encoding efflux RND transporter permease subunit, with protein MTGTVNAASDTGFTALFIRRPVMAFVLNTLIAVAGLAAFYGVEVRELPDVDRAVVTVSTTFEGAAAETVDRELTDTIEGAVARVSGVKSISSSSSFGSSRVTIEFNDGVDLNVAASDVRDAVGRVANQMPDTADPPRIVKADANSDAVMRLAVTSDSMSIQDMTVVVQDQIEDELAAVPGVADVQVYGDRDKIFRIDVDQNKLASLGFTVADLRAALASVAFDSPAGSITTTNQDLIVRTTADVTTPEEFESIIIGGTTRIRDVATVTLGPDVGQTTLRSDGKTGIGIGIIRQAESNTLDISTGVQAAVAKLQENLPKGMAIKITSDDAVFVKGAVHEVEIALGLSVTMVLIVIYVFLLDWRATLIPGLSMPVAMIGTIAAIYLAGFSVNILTLLALVLATGLVVDDAIVALENIVRRRNEGMGPRAAAVLGAQEVFFAVVATTLTLVAVFVPISFLPGQTGGLFREFGFVLAMSVLLSCVVALTLCPMLASRMLTSASLHHEGGHGIGARIGGVLNAGYKRALHACLDAPWIVVLVAVLFAGVAFTLFGTIRQELTPTEDRAAVLLRISAPQGVSLDYTTQQMQKIERLIQPLRDSGEIISTFESAGRNGAYNSGFMVMTLAPWDERSRSQQQIMAEIRQLTKEVPNVRIFPVQPNSLGIRGAGNGLQFALVGNDRKALGDAAVKIIAEMQKDPRFQTPRLSIDPTQPQLSVAIDRERASDLGIDISGLANTMQAMLDGNDVVDVYIADRSYGVKLVSTTNPINDPTDLENVFLKTADGRFVPMSTIATLTERAVPPSLSREQQQPSVAITSNLSGNFALGDALARAQEIATPLLPPGSRILPLAEAATLGETNSAMITIFGFALVIILLVLAAQFESFVSAVIIMATVPLGLACAIFALLLSGTSLNAYSQIGLVLLVGVMAKNGILIVEFANQLRDHGLGVREAIEQASTIRLRPVMMTMICTILGGVPLVLAAGAGAEARVALGWVIVGGLGLATVSTLFLTPVAYLLLGRFVTPKIHEQARLKHELEEAAYTNVEPAQ; from the coding sequence ATGACCGGCACCGTCAACGCCGCCAGCGATACAGGCTTCACCGCGCTGTTCATCCGCCGGCCGGTCATGGCCTTCGTGCTGAACACCCTCATTGCCGTTGCCGGCCTCGCTGCCTTCTACGGTGTCGAGGTCCGCGAACTGCCCGACGTCGACCGCGCCGTCGTCACGGTCTCCACCACTTTCGAAGGGGCCGCGGCCGAAACCGTCGACCGCGAATTGACCGACACGATCGAGGGCGCGGTAGCCCGCGTCTCCGGCGTCAAGTCGATCTCGTCTTCCTCTTCCTTCGGCTCGAGCCGCGTCACCATCGAGTTCAACGACGGTGTCGATCTCAACGTCGCCGCCTCGGATGTCCGTGATGCCGTTGGCCGCGTCGCCAACCAGATGCCGGACACGGCCGATCCGCCACGCATCGTCAAGGCCGACGCCAATTCCGACGCGGTGATGCGGCTGGCGGTGACCTCCGACAGCATGTCGATCCAGGACATGACGGTCGTGGTCCAGGACCAGATCGAGGACGAGCTGGCAGCCGTGCCCGGCGTCGCCGACGTCCAGGTCTATGGCGATCGCGACAAGATCTTCCGCATCGATGTCGACCAGAACAAGCTCGCCAGCCTTGGCTTCACGGTCGCCGATCTCCGGGCGGCGCTCGCCTCCGTCGCCTTCGATTCCCCGGCCGGGTCGATCACCACGACCAACCAGGATCTGATCGTGCGCACCACGGCCGACGTGACGACGCCCGAGGAATTCGAAAGCATCATCATCGGCGGCACGACGCGCATCCGCGATGTCGCGACCGTCACGCTCGGCCCCGATGTCGGCCAGACAACGCTGCGTTCGGACGGCAAGACCGGCATTGGCATCGGCATCATCCGCCAGGCGGAATCAAACACGCTGGACATTTCGACCGGCGTCCAGGCCGCCGTCGCCAAGCTGCAGGAGAACCTGCCCAAGGGCATGGCGATCAAGATCACCAGCGACGACGCGGTCTTCGTAAAGGGCGCGGTGCACGAGGTCGAGATCGCGCTCGGCCTGTCGGTCACCATGGTGCTGATCGTCATCTATGTCTTCCTGCTCGACTGGCGCGCCACGCTCATCCCCGGCCTGTCGATGCCGGTCGCCATGATCGGCACCATCGCCGCCATCTATCTGGCCGGCTTCTCCGTCAACATCCTGACGCTGCTTGCCCTGGTTCTGGCCACCGGCCTTGTCGTCGATGACGCCATCGTGGCGCTGGAAAACATCGTGCGACGGCGCAACGAAGGCATGGGCCCGCGCGCAGCCGCCGTGCTCGGCGCACAGGAAGTGTTCTTCGCCGTCGTCGCCACGACGCTGACGCTGGTCGCCGTCTTCGTGCCGATCTCGTTCCTGCCCGGCCAGACCGGCGGCCTGTTCCGCGAATTCGGCTTCGTGCTTGCGATGTCGGTGCTTCTGTCCTGCGTGGTGGCACTGACGCTTTGTCCGATGCTCGCCTCGCGCATGCTAACCAGCGCGTCGCTCCACCACGAAGGCGGCCACGGCATCGGCGCGCGCATCGGCGGTGTCCTGAATGCCGGCTACAAGCGCGCGCTCCATGCATGTCTCGACGCGCCGTGGATCGTGGTTCTTGTCGCGGTGCTGTTTGCCGGCGTCGCCTTCACGCTGTTCGGCACCATCCGCCAGGAGCTGACGCCGACCGAGGACCGCGCCGCCGTGCTGTTGCGCATCAGTGCCCCGCAAGGCGTCAGCCTCGACTACACGACGCAGCAGATGCAGAAGATCGAGCGGCTGATCCAGCCGCTGCGCGATTCCGGTGAGATCATCAGCACCTTCGAGAGCGCCGGCAGGAATGGCGCCTACAACTCAGGCTTCATGGTGATGACGCTGGCGCCGTGGGACGAGCGCAGCCGCAGCCAGCAGCAGATCATGGCCGAGATCAGACAGTTGACCAAGGAGGTGCCCAACGTGCGCATCTTCCCGGTCCAACCCAACAGCCTCGGCATCCGCGGCGCCGGCAACGGCCTGCAGTTCGCGCTGGTCGGCAACGACCGCAAGGCGCTTGGCGATGCCGCGGTCAAGATCATCGCCGAGATGCAGAAGGATCCGCGCTTCCAGACGCCACGCCTGTCGATCGACCCGACCCAGCCGCAGCTCTCCGTCGCCATCGACCGGGAGCGCGCTTCCGATCTCGGCATCGACATATCAGGGCTTGCCAACACCATGCAAGCCATGCTCGACGGCAATGACGTCGTCGATGTCTACATCGCCGACCGCAGCTACGGCGTGAAGCTGGTCTCGACCACCAATCCGATCAACGACCCGACCGATCTGGAAAATGTCTTCCTCAAGACGGCGGATGGCCGCTTCGTGCCGATGTCGACCATCGCCACGCTGACCGAACGCGCCGTGCCGCCGTCGCTGTCGCGCGAGCAGCAGCAGCCTTCGGTGGCGATCACCTCGAACCTCTCGGGCAATTTCGCGCTCGGCGATGCGCTGGCGCGCGCGCAGGAAATCGCCACGCCGCTTCTGCCGCCCGGCAGCCGCATCCTGCCGCTGGCCGAGGCCGCGACTTTGGGCGAGACCAACAGCGCCATGATCACCATCTTCGGCTTCGCGCTGGTCATCATCCTCTTGGTGCTGGCCGCCCAGTTCGAGAGTTTCGTCAGTGCCGTCATCATCATGGCGACGGTGCCGCTCGGCCTTGCTTGCGCCATTTTCGCGCTGCTGTTGTCCGGCACCAGCCTCAATGCCTACAGCCAGATCGGCCTGGTGCTTCTGGTCGGCGTCATGGCCAAGAACGGCATCCTGATCGTCGAATTCGCCAACCAATTGCGCGACCACGGCCTCGGCGTGCGCGAAGCGATCGAGCAGGCCTCCACCATCCGCCTGCGGCCGGTGATGATGACGATGATCTGCACAATCCTCGGCGGTGTGCCGCTCGTGCTGGCCGCCGGCGCGGGCGCCGAGGCACGCGTGGCGCTCGGCTGGGTCATCGTCGGCGGGCTTGGCCTGGCCACCGTCTCGACGCTGTTCCTGACACCGGTCGCCTATCTCCTGCTTGGCCGTTTCGTCACGCCGAAGATCCATGAGCAAGCACGGCTGAAGCACGAACTCGAGGAAGCCGCCTACACCAATGTGGAACCGGCGCAATAG
- a CDS encoding efflux RND transporter periplasmic adaptor subunit, whose amino-acid sequence MSSWKQIVLAFVIVVAAVAAWARFYPGAPEVLARWDWAYGATPPAKETAAVGARQVGRTRIATIVASPASMATINDRLQAIGTGRANASVTVNPYSSGRLAELLVESGSRVDKGQIIATLDSETEIIAQNRAKLALQDAQAKLDRVKSLRASNAATPVAVADAEVVLAGAKLALQDAELALRRRSILAPIAGTVGILPISAGNYVTNQSAIATLDDRSSILVDFQVPERFAAAVKVGAQLTATPIANPSNAYTGTVSAIDNHIDEKSRTLLVKAKIANPADSLRAGMSFGITVKFPGETYPAVSPLAILWGSDGAYVWRIEDGKARRLPVRIIQRNTETVLIDAEIGSGDMVVTEGTQSVSEGGEVRIAGQEQRAVDAAEGS is encoded by the coding sequence ATGTCGAGCTGGAAACAGATTGTTCTTGCATTTGTGATCGTGGTCGCCGCCGTGGCTGCGTGGGCGCGTTTCTACCCCGGCGCTCCTGAAGTGCTGGCACGCTGGGACTGGGCGTATGGCGCGACGCCTCCAGCGAAGGAAACCGCGGCGGTTGGCGCCCGGCAGGTGGGGCGCACTCGGATTGCCACGATCGTCGCGTCGCCAGCCAGCATGGCCACCATCAACGATCGCCTGCAGGCGATCGGCACCGGCCGTGCGAACGCCTCGGTGACCGTCAATCCCTACAGTTCCGGCCGCCTTGCCGAGTTGCTGGTCGAATCCGGCAGCCGTGTCGACAAGGGGCAGATCATCGCGACGCTCGATTCCGAGACGGAGATCATCGCCCAGAACCGGGCCAAGCTCGCCTTGCAGGACGCGCAAGCCAAGCTCGACCGCGTCAAGTCGCTGCGCGCCTCCAACGCCGCCACGCCGGTCGCGGTGGCCGATGCCGAAGTGGTGCTGGCCGGAGCCAAGCTGGCGCTTCAGGATGCCGAGCTTGCGCTGCGGCGCCGCTCGATCCTGGCGCCGATCGCCGGCACCGTCGGCATCCTGCCGATCTCGGCCGGCAACTACGTGACCAACCAGTCGGCGATCGCCACGCTTGATGACCGGTCCTCCATCCTGGTCGATTTCCAGGTGCCCGAGCGCTTCGCCGCCGCCGTCAAGGTCGGCGCGCAATTGACGGCGACGCCGATTGCCAATCCGAGCAACGCCTATACCGGCACGGTTTCCGCCATCGACAACCACATCGACGAAAAGAGCCGCACCCTGCTGGTCAAGGCCAAGATCGCCAACCCGGCCGATTCGCTGCGCGCCGGCATGTCGTTCGGAATCACCGTGAAGTTCCCCGGCGAGACCTATCCCGCCGTCAGCCCGCTGGCGATCCTGTGGGGATCGGACGGCGCCTATGTCTGGCGGATTGAGGACGGCAAGGCCAGGCGGTTGCCGGTTCGCATCATCCAGCGCAACACCGAAACCGTGCTGATCGACGCGGAGATCGGCAGCGGCGACATGGTGGTCACCGAAGGCACCCAAAGTGTCAGCGAAGGCGGCGAGGTTCGCATCGCTGGCCAGGAGCAACGCGCCGTCGACGCCGCGGAAGGCTCATGA
- a CDS encoding MurR/RpiR family transcriptional regulator, protein MISNIAELIADRIGAMPAGERRAAQTLIASYPMIGLKTVAEFSAAAGVSSPTILRFVARLGFQNYPEFQSSLQDELAAQLQSPAIRTLNPPSPSGGMASPMLEATLDNMRETFRHLSDKQLADIATRLAERRGKTFLIGGRFTDPLARYMAAHLAVIQPDVFHLAGQESMWRDRLIDMGKRDVLVIFDIRRYQDSLVRFAEKAHQRGVQIVLFTDQWLSPIARFARHVIAGRTAVPSAWDSSAALFVVAETLIGAVTRQLEADGARRIREMEGLR, encoded by the coding sequence ATGATTTCCAACATTGCCGAATTGATCGCCGACCGTATCGGCGCGATGCCTGCTGGTGAACGACGCGCGGCGCAGACTCTGATCGCGAGCTATCCCATGATCGGCCTGAAGACGGTCGCCGAATTCTCGGCCGCGGCCGGCGTCTCCTCGCCGACGATCCTGCGTTTTGTCGCCCGGCTCGGCTTCCAGAACTACCCGGAGTTCCAGTCGAGCCTGCAGGACGAACTGGCGGCGCAACTGCAGTCTCCGGCGATACGAACACTCAACCCGCCTTCGCCCAGCGGCGGTATGGCGTCTCCGATGCTGGAGGCGACGCTCGACAATATGCGAGAGACCTTCCGCCATCTGTCCGACAAGCAGCTTGCCGACATTGCCACCAGGCTGGCCGAGCGGCGCGGCAAGACATTCCTCATCGGCGGCCGCTTCACCGATCCGCTGGCGCGCTACATGGCCGCCCACCTGGCCGTCATCCAGCCCGATGTCTTTCACCTCGCCGGCCAAGAGAGCATGTGGCGCGACAGGCTGATCGACATGGGCAAGCGCGACGTGCTGGTGATCTTCGACATCAGGCGCTACCAGGATAGCCTAGTCCGCTTCGCCGAGAAGGCGCATCAGCGCGGCGTTCAGATCGTGCTCTTCACCGACCAGTGGCTGTCGCCGATCGCCCGCTTTGCCCGCCATGTCATCGCCGGACGAACCGCCGTGCCCTCCGCATGGGATTCTTCGGCGGCGCTTTTCGTCGTCGCCGAAACGCTGATCGGCGCCGTCACAAGACAACTCGAGGCCGACGGCGCCCGGCGCATCCGCGAGATGGAAGGCCTGCGATAA
- a CDS encoding N-formylglutamate amidohydrolase, which yields MEKARPASLASSDTVRVTNPGGSCPFVLTCDHASNFLPAEFGRLGLAAEDLSRHIAWDPGALPVALRMAQALDATLVETRISRLVIDCNRPLDAPDLVPPVSESTAIPGNTGLSEKQRAARVALSWQPFHSTIERIVEERLARGQETRLVSVHSFTPVYKGRNRPWHIGIIHDEDRRLAAPLIGALQRLAGVAVGVNEPYSPADRVYFTLERHARSRGLPCAMIEIRNDEISGETGQRKWADLLTGIFLNLEPEEAKGSRRSAVGKSVQSAS from the coding sequence ATGGAGAAAGCACGGCCCGCCAGCCTTGCATCGTCTGATACCGTGCGGGTGACGAACCCCGGCGGATCGTGCCCTTTCGTATTGACCTGCGACCACGCTTCCAATTTCCTGCCGGCCGAATTCGGCAGGCTCGGCCTTGCCGCCGAGGACCTGTCGCGTCACATCGCCTGGGATCCCGGCGCGCTGCCGGTGGCGCTGCGCATGGCGCAGGCGCTCGATGCGACGCTGGTCGAAACTCGCATTTCGCGGCTGGTCATCGACTGCAATCGGCCGCTCGACGCGCCGGATCTGGTGCCGCCGGTCAGCGAAAGCACGGCAATACCGGGCAATACCGGCCTGTCCGAAAAGCAGCGCGCGGCGCGGGTCGCTCTGTCATGGCAGCCATTTCACAGCACCATCGAGCGCATCGTCGAGGAACGGTTGGCGCGCGGGCAAGAGACCCGGCTGGTTTCTGTGCATTCCTTCACGCCGGTCTACAAGGGCCGCAACCGGCCGTGGCATATCGGCATCATCCATGACGAGGATCGCCGCCTGGCGGCGCCGCTGATCGGCGCGCTGCAGCGGTTGGCCGGGGTTGCGGTCGGGGTCAACGAACCCTATTCGCCTGCCGACCGCGTCTATTTCACGCTGGAACGGCATGCGCGTTCGCGTGGCTTGCCCTGTGCGATGATCGAAATCCGCAACGATGAAATCTCCGGTGAAACCGGGCAGCGGAAATGGGCGGATCTGCTTACGGGCATTTTTTTGAATCTGGAGCCAGAGGAGGCCAAGGGCTCTCGACGAAGCGCAGTCGGAAAGTCAGTTCAATCGGCCAGCTAA
- a CDS encoding amino acid permease, with amino-acid sequence MTTPDHSDKSEDTKILHSMGYAQELARRMSGFSNFAISFSIICILAGGITSFPLAMATGSGFEATIGWVIGGVFALVVAASLGQIGSAYPTAGGLYHWSSILGGRGWGWATAWINLLGLIFVVASVNVGVYLLFQGLVAGPIFGWDTSTWGFWQQTVAVVIITVTQGLFNHLGIKTTTRLTDFSGYLILVVAVVLTLTFLIWGAHGFDLSRLTTFVNTTGDLGGGYVPTARTALVAFLIGLLYPLYTITGFDASAHTAEETHNARVAVPRGMIHAVLWSLVFGFVMAVSFVLASPDLVATAKDGGNAWFNLFNNLPAPTWLKDLLGICIVLSNYLCALAGLTSTSRMIFAFSRDGGLPGSSLWKQVSPTWRTPVPAIWLGVVLSIAATLYSPAFAALAAGCALFLYVSYAMPIAAGLFAEGKTWTEFGPFRLGIWSKPFAIITVIGVMVLMYAGIQPPFDILINYAIGLIILLVVLWFAVENRRFQGPPIGEAAIAKRRAIIAAAEKAVGESA; translated from the coding sequence ATGACAACACCTGATCACTCCGACAAGTCGGAGGACACAAAAATCCTTCACAGTATGGGCTACGCCCAGGAATTGGCTCGCCGCATGAGCGGCTTCTCCAACTTCGCCATTTCCTTCTCGATTATCTGCATTCTGGCGGGCGGCATTACGTCTTTCCCGCTGGCGATGGCCACCGGCAGTGGTTTCGAGGCGACCATCGGCTGGGTCATCGGGGGCGTCTTCGCCCTTGTCGTTGCTGCTTCGTTGGGCCAGATCGGCTCGGCCTATCCTACCGCCGGCGGCCTCTATCACTGGTCGTCGATCCTGGGCGGACGCGGTTGGGGCTGGGCCACGGCCTGGATCAACCTGCTCGGCCTGATCTTCGTGGTCGCCTCGGTGAATGTCGGCGTCTACCTGCTTTTTCAAGGGCTCGTCGCGGGCCCGATCTTCGGCTGGGACACATCGACCTGGGGCTTCTGGCAGCAGACGGTGGCTGTCGTGATCATTACCGTCACCCAAGGTCTGTTCAATCATCTCGGCATCAAGACGACAACGAGATTGACCGACTTTTCCGGCTACCTCATCCTCGTCGTTGCGGTCGTGCTGACGCTGACTTTCCTGATCTGGGGCGCGCATGGTTTCGACCTTTCGCGACTGACGACCTTCGTCAACACGACCGGCGATCTCGGTGGTGGCTATGTTCCGACGGCCCGCACTGCACTCGTGGCCTTCCTGATCGGCCTTCTCTACCCGCTTTACACGATCACCGGTTTCGACGCCTCGGCGCATACCGCCGAGGAAACGCACAATGCCCGCGTTGCGGTGCCCAGAGGTATGATCCACGCGGTTCTCTGGTCTCTCGTCTTCGGTTTCGTGATGGCGGTCTCCTTCGTCCTCGCGAGCCCCGATCTCGTGGCGACCGCCAAGGACGGCGGCAATGCCTGGTTCAATCTCTTCAACAACCTGCCGGCGCCGACCTGGCTCAAGGATCTGCTCGGCATCTGCATCGTGCTGTCGAACTATCTGTGCGCGCTGGCCGGCCTTACTTCGACCTCGCGCATGATCTTCGCCTTTTCACGTGACGGAGGTCTGCCGGGATCGTCCTTGTGGAAGCAGGTTTCGCCGACCTGGCGCACGCCGGTCCCGGCTATCTGGCTAGGTGTCGTGCTGTCGATCGCCGCCACGCTCTATTCGCCGGCTTTCGCGGCGCTTGCAGCCGGCTGCGCTCTCTTCCTCTACGTCTCCTATGCCATGCCGATAGCGGCCGGACTTTTTGCGGAAGGAAAGACCTGGACCGAATTCGGACCGTTCCGGCTCGGCATCTGGTCAAAGCCGTTCGCCATCATCACCGTGATTGGTGTCATGGTGCTGATGTATGCCGGCATCCAACCGCCCTTCGACATCCTGATCAATTATGCGATCGGATTGATCATTCTGCTCGTCGTTTTGTGGTTCGCCGTTGAAAATCGCCGCTTCCAGGGGCCGCCTATCGGCGAGGCGGCAATCGCCAAGCGCAGGGCGATCATCGCAGCGGCCGAAAAGGCCGTCGGCGAATCCGCCTGA
- a CDS encoding glutamine synthetase family protein encodes MAGNFSFDQLKKAVSNGEIDTVLACIVDMQGRLAGKRFLAQYFVDSAHDETHGCNYLLAADIDMEPVPGYKAASWSKGYGDFVMKPDLATLRRIPWLEKTALVICDVLDHHTHDDLPHSPRAILKKQVKRLTERGYIGYFASELEFYLFNETYDSARKKHWQGLDTASPYIGDYQIGITTKEEGVMRRLRNEMEAAGIPIENSKGEWGPGQEEINVRYAEALDMADRHVILKNGAKEIAESEGKAISFMSKYNYGLAGNSSHIHNSLWSADGKTPLFFDKKADWTLSTLGQQWAAGQLKYAKEFTWFLAPYINSYKRFQAGTFAPTKIMWSEDNRTAGFRLCGEGTKGIRMECRIGGADLNPYLAFAALIAAGLAGIDEKLELQKPFVGDAYQASRLPEIPKTLRDATETLAKSKMLKQALGEDVLEHYVHTAKWEQFEYDRRITDWELHRGFERY; translated from the coding sequence ATGGCCGGAAATTTCTCGTTCGATCAGTTGAAGAAAGCGGTCTCCAATGGCGAGATCGACACGGTGCTGGCATGCATTGTCGACATGCAGGGCCGGCTGGCGGGAAAACGGTTCCTGGCGCAGTACTTCGTCGATTCCGCGCATGACGAAACGCATGGCTGCAACTACCTGCTCGCGGCCGACATCGATATGGAACCGGTGCCGGGCTACAAGGCGGCAAGCTGGTCGAAGGGCTATGGCGATTTCGTCATGAAGCCGGACCTCGCGACGCTGCGGCGCATTCCCTGGCTGGAAAAGACCGCGCTGGTGATCTGCGACGTGCTCGACCACCACACCCATGACGACCTGCCGCACTCACCGCGCGCCATCCTGAAGAAGCAGGTCAAGCGGCTGACGGAGCGTGGCTACATCGGGTATTTCGCTTCCGAGCTCGAATTCTATCTTTTCAACGAGACCTACGATTCCGCCCGCAAGAAGCACTGGCAAGGTCTCGACACCGCATCGCCTTATATCGGCGACTACCAGATCGGCATCACCACCAAGGAAGAAGGCGTCATGCGCCGGCTTCGCAACGAGATGGAAGCGGCCGGCATTCCGATCGAGAATTCCAAGGGCGAGTGGGGTCCGGGCCAGGAGGAGATCAATGTGCGCTATGCCGAAGCGCTCGACATGGCCGACCGCCATGTCATCCTGAAGAACGGCGCCAAGGAGATCGCCGAGTCCGAAGGCAAGGCGATTTCCTTCATGTCCAAATACAATTACGGGCTCGCCGGCAATTCCAGCCACATCCACAATTCGCTGTGGAGCGCCGACGGCAAGACGCCGCTGTTCTTCGACAAAAAGGCCGACTGGACCTTGTCGACACTCGGTCAGCAATGGGCGGCCGGGCAGTTGAAATACGCCAAGGAATTCACCTGGTTCCTGGCGCCCTACATCAACTCCTACAAGCGCTTCCAGGCCGGCACCTTCGCGCCGACCAAGATCATGTGGAGCGAGGACAACCGTACTGCCGGCTTCCGCCTGTGCGGTGAGGGCACCAAGGGCATCCGCATGGAATGCCGCATCGGCGGCGCCGACCTCAATCCCTATCTGGCTTTTGCCGCGCTGATCGCCGCCGGCCTTGCCGGCATCGATGAAAAGCTCGAGTTGCAGAAACCCTTCGTCGGCGATGCCTATCAGGCATCTCGTTTGCCGGAGATTCCAAAGACGCTGCGCGATGCCACCGAGACGCTGGCCAAGTCGAAGATGCTGAAGCAGGCGCTCGGCGAGGATGTGCTCGAACACTATGTCCACACGGCGAAGTGGGAACAGTTCGAATACGACCGCCGGATCACGGATTGGGAACTGCACAGAGGGTTCGAGCGATATTAA
- a CDS encoding aldehyde dehydrogenase family protein produces the protein MTETVKLKSPIDGSIYAERPIATDQAINAAVERAKAAQERWAQVSIVERGKYMLAMLEALVAMTDEIVPEIAWQMGRPVRYGGEFGGVKERTNYMVEIAEQALKPVPASNPKDGFRRYVKKDPLGVVMVIAPWNYPYLTAVNTIVPALMAGNAVILKHAAQTLLVGERFSQAFDKAGLPKGVFQNVVLNHAQTEKLLGSGKIDHVNFTGSVGGGRAIEKAAAGTFMTLGLELGGKDPAYVLSDAKMDHAVANLVDGAFFNSGQCCCGIERIYVHEKVYDEFVEGFIAETRNYVVGNPLEQATTMGPMAQARFADLIREQKAEALRKGAVAHINMKVANDKAGSPYLAPEVLTGVDHQMSVMREESFGPIVGIMKVRNDEEAIALMNDSPYGLTASIWTRDTEHAVAIGDRVETGTVFMNRCDYLDPALVWTGVKDTGKGVALSALGYDNLTRPKSFHLREAI, from the coding sequence ATGACCGAAACGGTCAAGTTAAAATCTCCGATCGACGGCTCGATCTACGCCGAGCGTCCGATCGCCACGGACCAGGCGATCAACGCCGCGGTCGAACGCGCCAAGGCGGCGCAGGAGAGGTGGGCGCAGGTGTCGATCGTCGAGCGCGGCAAGTACATGCTGGCGATGCTCGAAGCGCTGGTCGCGATGACCGACGAGATCGTGCCGGAGATTGCCTGGCAGATGGGGCGGCCGGTTCGCTATGGCGGCGAGTTCGGCGGCGTCAAGGAACGTACCAACTATATGGTCGAGATCGCCGAGCAGGCGCTCAAGCCCGTGCCGGCCTCGAATCCCAAGGATGGGTTCCGCCGCTATGTGAAGAAAGATCCGCTCGGCGTGGTCATGGTGATCGCCCCTTGGAACTATCCTTATCTCACTGCCGTCAACACAATCGTGCCGGCGCTGATGGCCGGCAATGCCGTCATCCTGAAACACGCCGCGCAGACACTGCTGGTCGGCGAGCGCTTCAGCCAAGCCTTCGACAAGGCCGGCCTGCCCAAGGGCGTGTTCCAGAATGTGGTTCTCAACCACGCCCAGACCGAAAAACTGCTGGGTTCCGGCAAGATCGATCATGTCAATTTCACCGGATCGGTCGGCGGCGGCCGTGCCATCGAAAAGGCGGCGGCCGGCACCTTCATGACGCTTGGCCTCGAACTCGGCGGCAAGGACCCGGCCTACGTGCTGTCCGACGCAAAGATGGATCACGCGGTCGCCAACCTCGTCGACGGCGCCTTCTTCAATTCCGGCCAGTGCTGCTGCGGCATCGAACGCATCTATGTGCACGAGAAGGTCTATGACGAGTTCGTCGAAGGCTTCATCGCCGAGACCAGAAACTATGTCGTTGGCAATCCACTGGAGCAGGCGACGACAATGGGGCCGATGGCGCAGGCGCGTTTCGCCGACCTGATCCGCGAGCAGAAGGCCGAGGCGTTGCGCAAGGGTGCGGTGGCGCACATCAATATGAAGGTGGCTAACGACAAGGCCGGCTCCCCCTATCTGGCGCCGGAGGTGTTGACGGGAGTCGACCACCAGATGAGTGTCATGCGCGAGGAAAGTTTTGGCCCGATCGTCGGCATCATGAAGGTGCGCAACGACGAGGAAGCGATCGCGCTGATGAACGACAGCCCCTACGGACTGACAGCCTCGATCTGGACGCGCGACACCGAGCATGCGGTGGCGATCGGCGACCGGGTCGAGACCGGCACGGTGTTCATGAACCGCTGCGACTATCTCGATCCGGCGCTGGTCTGGACCGGCGTCAAGGACACCGGCAAGGGCGTTGCCCTGTCGGCGCTCGGCTACGACAATCTGACCCGGCCGAAATCCTTCCATCTGCGTGAAGCCATCTAA